Genomic window (Staphylococcus debuckii):
CAAGCAAAATTTCCCGATAGTCCTTTTACATTTAAAGATAATTCTGTAAAAAAACATTTGCCTGGAGATTGGGAAGCAAAAGTCCGTAGGAGGATGGACAATGTTGATGTAGTAATAGTTCTTTGTGGAACTAAAACTCATACGGCGACAGGGGTGGCTAGCGAGTTATCAATCGCCAGAGAAAAGAATAAACCATATTTTTTATTAGCAGCGTATTCTAATAAAAATTGCACTAAACCAACATCAGCCTTTGCTTCAGATAAAGTTTATAATTGGACTTGGGACAATCTCAAATTATTAATCAAAGGGAATCGATAGGAGAAATCAAACTATGAAAATATTTGTAATTCATAGGTTCAAAGAGAGTGGAAAAGCTAAAGAAATACTAAAACAATTATCAAAGGAACATAATTTGAAATTAGAACCTACTTTGTTAAATAGCACAGGAGTGGAAAAGTGGAAGCAAAAGGCTGAGAATGCTATTTATGAAGCAGAGGCTGTAATTGTTTTTAATCCTGAATCGTGCAATGAATCTAAAAACTCTCTATGGGAAATCGAAAAAGCGAAAGAAGCAAATAAAGAGATTATTGAATTTTATATTGATAGTGAAAATACATCTGCTATTTCACAATTAATTTCAAAGTATAACTTTAAGGAAGAATTCGATGAATGCTTCTCAAAAAATAATGACGATTGCTTCCAATTGTATGAAATGATGGTGCAATCATCGGAGCAGTTAATTCAAAGAAGACAAAAAACGAATGCTTTCTTTATTACAGTGATTGGTAGTTTGCTTGCTATCGCTGGTCTATTGGTTCAATCGGGAGTTTTGATGGATGAAACTGTTGGCATACTATATGGCTTATCTGTGGTGACTTTACTTCTTTGTAAGTCATGGAGTAATTTAATAGATAATTATGGGAAACTTAATAAGGCTAAATTTGATGTCATATTGCGTTTAGAAAAAGATCTTGGTGCACAGATCTATTCAGCAGAATGGGTGGCTCTCGGAAAAGGATTACGTCCCCAAAAATATAAATCATTTACAGCAACCGAAAAAAATGTACCCTTATTTTTTGGTTTGTTAATAATAGGTCTTACAGTCAGTTTGTTTATTTACAATTATGGGGGCAAGTGAGAATTTTTTAATTATCCAATAGTGTGTGACAGTTGTTGTAGTATAGATCTTATTTATTTATATATTTCTCATGATACTCCTACCAAGATTTCGCTTTGATAAGTTTGTACTATACTGAGACCCATACTTTAATTCAATTTTTTTATCGTAGTTTACATAACATCGCTTATTTATAAGAAGGTACCAAAGTATAAAGGGATAGAAGATGCTAGTTCAGCCGCATCATCTATCCCTTTTAATATGGAAAAGTATATGAAGAATTGAAGAGCAAGATTCAAGAATACATGATCTCAAATCTCCTTCAACATAGATTAGGGGGATGAATAGTATAATATAAAAAGATTACAGTAATTACCTATTTGCAGATTAACAGAGTATTGTTAGAAAACCTTAAACTATGTATCTAACATATCCCATTCATCTCCTAAAACCCATCGTAATGCAGAGAGTTTTCCGTTAATCATTCCCCATTCAAATTCATCCCACGGAATTAGCTCTTCCGAGTCATATTTCTCTTCGACTTTTTCAGCTGCTCTAAGCGCTCCTTCCCAAATATCGCGTTGGATTGGTCGTGTTGAATGGCTCTTGATTGGGAAGTTTTCTTCTTCAACAATTTGAATCATTCCTTCTTCGACTTTTTCTCTTAAAACCTGATGACGATTGTACCAAACTTTTGTGCCAAGCTCTTCGATAGCTTCGATAATTTCAGTCAGTCTTCTTGGTTCTTCAAGCCAATTATATTCAATCATTAGATCGTCAAATTCTTCTGGTTGAATATATTTTAATGCTTCACCTAAAGTTATAAAATAAAATGATTTTGCCGACGAAAAATATTCTTCGATATCCGGGTGCGGTAGTTTGTTATTTTTCTCCTGATGACTGAAATCATGAGTATTATGTGAGATAAAGACATAACGATTTTCCACCACTTCTTTTTCTCTGACAGCATCTGCATAAACCTCGATTAATATTGCATCACCAATTCCATTACGTTGTCTGTGAAACGGGGCTCGTTTATCGATAGCACGCTGTGCTGATCGAATTTTCACTGCATCTGAAATTTCAATTATGGGAGTACTACTAAACAATCTTTCTATCTGATTAACCATATCAGCTGCAGCTTCACCTAACATAGGAAGTCGATGATCAACATCATTAAGTTGAGTTATCACATCCATTTTTTGTTCTGGATCGCCAAATTTATCAATTACTTTCTTTACTCTTTTCAAAGTACTAGATAAACTTCGTCCACTTTGTTCGACGATACGGTCTTTATTTCTCTCAAATTCATCGATAATTGTCCTTGGTAGAATCAACTCCACTTTTCCTTGTTGAATTGATTCTTCAAGTGCATCTAAAGTCGCTTGTTGCTGATAATCTTTTGCAAGATCAAGCCAAACACAGGTATCAATTAGAATCTTATACAAATATTCAACATTCCTTTCATTTGATTTGAGATATTACTTTCAATTTATAACTCGGCCAATCTACAGCTTCTCTATCTATATTGAAATTATCTTCCTCTACATGTTACTTAGAGTTTTCTGCCACTGTAGGTAACTGTACTGAGATAATTAGATATTTTTTTCAAAGTCAGGAAGAAGTATCTTTCCTACGTTTTCTATACCTCTTAAAGTTCTATTTGAAAAGATATCATTGGATAATCTCTATTTGTAAATATTTGTTCTACAATAATAATAACAAACTATAGACCAACTATCAGAAATTCATGAAGGTAGAATAATAATTAAATTAAAAATAGTAGTTCAAAAAAACGTTCCGAATAAGAAATGATGCAAGCGAGTGGTGTTTTTAAATCATGTGCAAGATTTTGAATCAACTCATATTTTTCTTGCTGCTCAGATTTAATTTGTCCCATCTGTTCTGTTATTTCTTTTGCCATCTTATTAAAAGAGTGACTGAGTTCTTTGATTTCGCGTGGAGAATTGAAATTAATCGGTTCCATTTGGTAATTGCCATTTGCAAACTCTTTAGTTTTAAGATTAAACACTTTAATTCGTTGTACAAGCGGAGTTAAAAATAAACTGCAGATCAACAGTGCTAAACAACTTGAGATTATCGCACTAATGGTCAGTAGGGCCGTGGTATGACCATTAAATAACATTAACTTATAGGCCATACCTAAAATTGTAGATGCCAGCAAGATACTTGAAAGTACACCGATAATGACTTGAGTTCTAATTGAAAACATCAACTTTGTTTCCTTTCGAAAGTATATCCCAGTCCCCAAACTGTCTTAATTGTATAATCATGATAGTTGAATTGCTCGAATTTTTCACGTAAACGATGAATATGGACGTTGACTGTGTTTACATCTTCGTAGTAATCATATTGCCACACTTCTTGGATCAATTCTGATTTTGAAATGACTTCATTTTCATGTTTTCCTAAATACCACAACAATTCAAATTCTTTAATACGTAAGTTGACGGGTTCATCATAAATGAGTGCGCGTTTCTGAGTATCGTTCAATTCGAGTGCGCCGAATTTGAGGCAAGACTGCAAATTCATGCATCTTTGTACACGATTTAGCAGATTGTTTGCACGAAGTACTAATTCTCGAGGGCTGAATGGCTTGGTCATATAATCATCTGCACCTAAAGTCAGTGCATAAATAGTATCTTGTTCTTGAGTCTTAGCGGATAAGTAAATAAACGGGATGTCCAGTTGCCTCTGTTTCATTTCTTTAACAACATCGTAACCATTGAGTTCAGGCATCATAATATCTAAAACAATTAAATCAATTGAATCATTAAGGTGTTGAAGTGCTTCTTCACCGTTCGAAGCAGTCGTAACAGTATAACCTTCATATTCAAAGTAGGTTTGGCAGATATCTACAATGTCTTTTTCATCGTCTACGAGCAGGATGTGGTTCATGTTTGTATTCACCTTTTTCTTTAATATATAGGATCATAGATTTTAAGGATATCTTATTAAGAATAGCAGGATTCATAAGAAGGATAATAAAAAATGCAAGTTGTACCGGATAAGTAAAAATCATATCCGATAGAATATAATTTAGCATAACAAACGCACCAAAGAAACTCGCAATTTGTGACATTATTCCGAACAATAATCCTAGACCGATTGCTACTTCCCCTAAAGGCACTATAATATTGAAAATTCCTGTAGTATGAGCCACGATATGTTCAAAAAATAATTTAAACCATATAGGTGAATCTTCATTCTGAATGACCACAGGCACTAAACCATTGATAGTAAAGCCACCTGTTAATTTTTCCCAGCCTTGTACAAATATATAACCGCCTGAACCTACACGGATAATGAAAATGATAATGTATTGAATATAGTGAATAATATTTTGGTAATTGTTCATGTTGTTTCTCCTTTGAGGTAATTTGATTTAAAAATCGGGAGCAAATCAAAGAGCAAAAGCTGGGATATTATGATGTCCCAGCCTCGTAAATTCTATTCTGACTTTGATTTATTTTACTTTAGCTGCACCAAAAATCACATGCGCTTTCTTGCAATAAATAGTAACTTCATTATATTTATCTAAATCTGCACCTTGAATATCGAAAGTTTGATCCGGCTTATTATAATCTACCATTTCTAATTGTTTACCTTCTTTGATATTACCGTCTTTAGTCAAATATACATATAAGTCAGGACCTTTAGCTGATTTGAAGTCTGTCAGCATAATTTTGCCATGTTCAATCTTAACGTTACCTTCTACATGTTCTTCACCAGATTTAAACTCACCTGTCAGTGTTTTATGTGCCCTATCACTGTGTTGATGATTATGTTGTTCTGTTTTATGATGTTCATGTTTTTCTTCTTTCTCTTGGTTGCCGCATCCACCTAGAATAAGTGCTGTAGTAAAAGAAGCTGCTGCTATCCAATATGCTGGTTTCATCTAAACTCCTCATTTCTCTATTTATTTGAAATATGTTGAGTTAATTATATGTTGAACCTGAACGTCATACCATTAACTGTTTATTAATTGAAACATAACTTTTCATCGTGTCGAAATTGTGTCTAGGAAAAAACAAAGAGCCAAGACATTAAAATGTCTCAGCTCTGCTCCCAATAAGCATTAATCTGCTTTATCTTTACGTTCTTTCTTCTCTTTTTTATCTTTATGACGTTTTTCTCTATGATGTTTATCTTCGTCATCATCTTCTTCGATTTCTACTTTACGCTCTTCGTTATATTCATATTTTAAAATAACAGTAATGATTTGATGATTTTCAACTTCTGAAATAATCCATCTATCATAGAATGTATCTACGTAATCATTTTGTTGCAAGTTTGTGTTGTGTGCTTGCAGCCAACCGCCGATAGTATCGATGTCTTCTGAGTCTTCAAATTCGATACCGAAATCCTCTGTTAAATCTTCAAGCAATACGCGACCGTTAATTTGGTAAGTATTTTCTCCGAGTTTAACCACATCATTGACTTCATTTTCATCGAATTCATCTCGAATTTCACCGACAATTTCTTCTAAAATATCTTCCATCGTTAAAATACCTGCTGTACCGCCGTACTCATCAATAATCAAACTGATGTGTACACGTTCACGCTGCATTCTAATTAATGCATCGCTAATACGTGTAGTTTCTGAAATTAATGGGAGTTCATGAATGTAATTAGCAATTTTAAGCGGTTTGCCTGAAGCATACTCAGTTAAGAATTCTTTTACATTGATGAAACCTTTGATATGGTCTTTATCTCCATCTTCAGTAATCGGATAACGTGTAAATTGATATTCTTTAATCGTTTCTAAAAGTTCATCCACTGTAAACGGTTCGTTTAAAGTGACCATTTGCGTTCTTGGTACCATGACGTCTTTAGCTTGTCTCTCATCAAATGAAAAGATATTTTGCATATACGCTAATTCTGTCTGATTGATTTCACCGCTATTATAACTGTTGTTGATAATCATTTTGATTTCTTCTTCAGACATTGCATCGTTGTTTTCGTCGGGATCAATTCCAAAGATGCGAATAATCATACGCGCTGAGCCATTCATTAACCAAATTAACGGTTTCATGATTAAGCCGAAATAATAAAGCGGACGTGCATAAAGTAAGGCAATCTTTTCAGTGTGCTGAATTGCAAAAGTTTTAGGTGCTAATTCACCTAATACTACATGCAAATAGGTTACAACTAAGAATGAAATAACAATTGAAATGGTTGTATTTAGGGCACCCGGTAAAGGTAATAATTCAAAGACAGGATGTAATAATTTAGAAAAGACAGGCTCTCCTAACCAACCTAATCCTAAAGATGTAACTGTGATACCAAGTTGACAAGCTGACAAATAATAATCAAGATTGGTAATCATTTTCTTGACCACTTTGGCACTACCGTTGCCCTCTGATATCATTTCTTCAATTTTTGTTGCTCTTACTTTTACTAAAGCAAATTCAGATCCTACAAATACTGTAGTTAAAGCGATTAAAAATATAAATATAACTAAATTTATTATGGTCGTACTATCCAATTAGTTCCCTATTGCTAGGGATTCACCTCCAAAATTATATGCCGCTGTGTACGGCATTGATGTATATTTCGTAATACTTAATGTTACATGAATTAAAGCTACATCCTTCCCATGATCACAGCGACACCTCCCAACTAGCGTAAAATCTAACAAGAATATCATACCATAATAGCAAGTGAAATAGTAAATTTTTTGGATTGAATCACTCGGAATTCCATCACACAAATTCATCACAATTTTAAAGTACTTTGTCGAAAAAAACAGCCGATTAACCAGACAATAAAACGCTCTTGTTTATTATCCTTAATCAGCTGCTTTATTCAATATATTTATTTACCTACCACAGTAAATAACATTTTAAAGTGAGCCCGAATTAACAGGCTCACTTTATCTATAATGCGCTAAATTGAATTGAATTTCAAATTTAATTATTCATCCATAGATTCTGCAGCTGCAATTTCATCTGCTGTCGGTTTACGTTTCAATAAACCGTAGATGACAGCACCGATAACAGAACCGATAGCAATTGCTAATAATGTTTGTAAAGAATGGCTCCAGTCTGTACCGAAGATGACGAAGATACCACCATGCGGCGCATGGATAGAAGAGCCTAATGCAAGTGCGATTGCTCCAGCTACACCTGAACCGACCATCATTGATGGAATAACTCTTAATGGGTCCGCTGCTGCAAATGGAATAGCGCCTTCTGTGATAAATGAAGCACCCATTACAAAGTTAGGAACGATTGAACCACGTTGTGCTTTAGTAAATTTACGTTTGAAGATAAGCGTCGCTAAAGCGATTGCGATTGGCGGCACCATACCTCCGACCATTGCTGCAGTAATAGGAGCTGCATTACCTTCTGTTAAAGCTGCTGTTGCGAATACATAAGCGGCTTTGTTGAAAGGTCCACCCATATCGATAGCCATCATTGCTCCGATAACAAGACCTAGTAACATGATATTAGCACCTGATAAACTGTTTAAGCCGTTTAATAATAAATGGTTAATCCAAGATGCTGGCGGGTTGAATACATAAATCATGAGTAAACCAGTGATCGTTACAGATAATACTGGATAAATTAATGTAGGTTTTAAACCTTCTAATGATTGAGGCATACGGCGAGTCATCGCTTTAATACCTTCAGTTAAATAACCTGCTAAGAAACCGGCAATAATACCGCCGATGAATCCTGAGTCACCGCTGATTGCTAACATACCACCGACTAAACCAGCTGCCATACCTGGTTTATCTGCAATACTACGAGCAATGAATGCAGCAAGGATTGGAATAATTAACGCGAAGGCACTGTTTTTACCTATATTCCATAACTGTTCGGCGAAAGCATTGTAATCTGAAGCTTTCGGATCGAAGGAGTTAGGACCGAACATAAAGGCGATTGCCATTAAGATACCGCCGGCGATAACCAGTGGCAACATATTAGAAACACCGTTCATCAAGTGTTTATAAATTGTTTTACCGACACTTTGTTTCTCAGTTTTACCGCCATTTTGACCTTGTGCGCCTTTGCCGTGTCCTTCTTTTGCTCTAAATGGTGCACGGTCTGTTGCCAACGCTAAGTCGATTAATTCTTCAGGACGTTTAATTCCATCTGCTACAGGAACTTGAACTACATTTTTACCGTCAAAGCGGTCTGTTTCTACATGAACGTCTGCAGCCACAATAATACCATTTGCTTTTTCAATATCTTCTGGAGTCAAACGGTTTTTAATACCGCTTGAACCATTCGTTTCGACTTTCATTTTAACGTCCATTTTTTTAGCTTGTTTCAGCAACGCATCTTTAGCCATGTACGTATGGGCAATACCTGTAGGACAAGCAGTTACACCAAGAACGTAAGGTTCATCTGATTCCGATCTTTCACCTTCAGCAGCTGGATCTACAGTTGCTTCTTCCTCTTCATCTGGTGCTTCATCATCTGCTTTGTCAATAATTGCTAGTACTTCGTCAGGTGTTTCAGCATGCAATAATGCTTCTCTGACGTTGTCATCCATTAAAATACCTGATAATTTTGCGAGTGCATCTAAGTGTGTTTGCGCACCGCCTTCAGGAGCTGCAATCATAAAGAACAAATGCGCGGGTTGACCATCTAAACTTTGATAATCTACCCCTTCTTTAGATTTTCCGAAAGCAATAGCTGGTTTTTTAACCGCCGCTACTTTCGCGTGCGGAATCGCAATTCCTTCACCGATACCTGTTGTACTTTGTCCTTCTCTTGCAAAAATAGCGTCTTTGAAAGCTGCTTTATCACTTAAAATGCCTGCTTGGTCTAATTGATCAACTAGTGTATCAATAACGCCTTCTTTAGTCGTTGCATCAACATCCATTGCGATTGTATCGCGTGTTAACAATTCAGTTATTCTCATGCATTGTCACTCCTTTTCTAAGTCTGTCAAAACTATTTTTTCCCTTACTGCTTCGATGTCTGCTTTTTCAGCTAAATCATCACTGAATGCGGTTGCGGTACCTGAAGCAACTGCATTGCGAAACGCTTCTGTTACGTTCATTCCATTTTCCAAACCTGCAATCATACCAGCAACTGTACTGTCACCAGAACCGACAGTATTGATAACTTCACCTGTCGGAACTTCAGCTTTGATTTGGTGTTTATCATCAATATAAATCGCACCATCACCGCCGAGAGATACAATGACTGCATGTGCACCTTTCGCCAAAATTTCTGTACCGAAACGCACTACATCTGCATCCGATTTGATTTGTGTATTGAACATTACTTCCAATTCATCTTTATTCGGTTTAATGAAGAAAGGATGGTAAGGCAATACCGCTTCTACCAAGTGTTTCTCAGCATCCACCACTAACTTCGCGCCTGTTTCTTTCGTAATTTGTGCAATTTGTTCATAAGCATCATCCGGTATACTCTTAGGCACGCTGCCTGCTACCACAACTGTGTCTTCTGCTGAAGTTTGTTTAATTTGAGAAAGTAAAGATTGGAAAGCTTCTTCTGAGATAGCTGGTCCATTGGCGTTAATTTCTGTTTCTTCGCCTGACTTTAATTTCACATTAATTCTTGTATCTTCTTCTACTTCAATGAAACCTGTCGGAATTTGCGCACTTTCCAAAGCATTTTTAATGAATGCACCCGGAAAACCTCCGATAAAACCTAAAGCTGTGGAATCCGTATTTAAAGTTTTCAACACTCGAGAAACATTAATACCTTTGCCTCCAGCAAATTTATAAGTTGCATTTGCGCGATTAAGCTCTCCTGTGGCAAAATCAGCAACTTTCATTACATAATCAATAGACGGATTGAATGTTACCGTATATATCATGATTGTCCTCCTTCTAATACGAATTGTTTATGATAGGCTTTGATATCTTGGCGTTGCAATGCTTTGTTGGAAGTTACAATCAAAGCTTGTTTTTGTTTTGGCAAGTGAACGTTTGCGAAGTAAGTATGCGCGAATTTGGATGAATCGAGTAAAATATAAATTTGTCCTCCCGATTGCATGGCTGTTTCTTTCACATAAGCTTCTTGTTCATCAGGCGTAGACAGCCCTTTTTCTAAATCCACACCATTCATACCAATAAAAACCTTGTCGAAATGATATCTTTTTATTGTCTCTATAGCTTTCGGACCTACTGCTGCCAAAGTATTCGGTTTAACTTCTCCGCCGATGACGATAGTTTTAAACCCTTTTTGCAGTAACGCTTCTACATGAGTCAGTCCGTTAGTTACGGCAACGATATTTTGAGCGGTAATATAGTCGATCATTTCATAAGTTGATGATCCGGCATCAATATAGATACAGTCATTATCTTCCACTTTCAGAGCAGCTGCTTTCGCAATTTCTCTTTTTTCTTGTGTGTTGCGTCCTTTCTTCTCAGACAATTTAGGTTCACTGAGTGAAGTTGTCTTTAAAGTAGCGCCGCCATGTACACGTTGCAGTTTACCTTGATGCTGCAACTTTGATAAATCACGGCGAATAGTGGAAGCACTGCAGCCTGTCATCTCAATCAATTCTTGCAAAGTGAGAAATTCTTTCTCCTTTAATAAATTGATAATGACCTCGAATCTTTTTTCCGTTATCATATCGTCACCTCATTTCTATTCCATTATAATGTTTCCGCTTACATAAATCAACCAAAATCTTTCATTTTCATTCAAAAAACAATCATTTAAAGGTAAAAAAAGCAGATGAACGTCTGTTCATCTGCTTCAATCTGCATGATGATTAGCGACATCGGCCAATATCGCATTGGTTACTTTCGCTAAATCTTGTACATGTACTTCCATTTGAACGCCGCGTTGTCCACCACTGACAAAGATTGTTTCTTGTTGCTCGGCAGACTGATCGATGACAGTAGGATAAAGATGTTTCATACCTACGGGCGAACAACCGCCGCGGATATAGCCTGTTACTTTAGTAAGATCTTGAAGCGGAAGCAAATGCAATTTTTTCTCTTTAACCGCTTGTGCAGCATGTTTCATATTTAAATTTCCTTCAACTGGAATTACGAATACATATGGGTCGCTATCATTATTAATAAAAACTAATGTTTTAAAAACTTGTTCTGGTGAAGCATCAATTAATTTAGCTACTTCTTGTCCTTCTATATGCATTTTTCCCATTTTAAATGTACGCACATCATACTGGATACCTTCATTTTCTAGAATACGCATCGCATTGGTTTTCTTCTGTTTCATGTCATTCACCTCATGCCTCAAATATAGCATTTTTAGACTTTTAAAAGAACTCGTCCTGCTTATTTACTATTTTAGACAAAAAAACAAGGTGACTGACCATATCTTAGTGTTCGCAATCAGCGACCCTTAGTGTCAGATGCACCTTGTGAAGTGAAATCTTCTAATAAATGTTTGCTCGTTTTCAAGTTAATAGATGTAATCGAAATTACAAATGCTTTCTCTGCTTTATTTGTGTCTACATGTTGCTTACTTTCTGATTGTGCCTGATGACTAATGTCATTTCCAGCAACCGCGCTATAAGATGGAGGCGGTCCACTTTCTTTCGTTTCATTTGAAGAAACTTGCTTGCCTTGCATAAAAGTAGTCACACCGTTTTGGAATTTAGCAAGCTCTGTTTCATTCGATACTAAGACAAGTAGAAAAACCAGACAGCAAGTCAGAATGCCAGCATAAATCCATAATAATACTGTTCTCATTCTACTTCCCTCGTCGTTCTGTTATCGTGTTTACAATATTAACACACAAATAAGGCTAAATCTTTATGTAGCATGCTATTTAAACCAAATGTAATATACGTAATAAATGTAACACAATCGATATTTTTTAAAGGTGACAACTCTATTTAATGTAAGAGTTTTCAATTCAATAAACACCATGATTTCATCCATATAAAAACGTGCAGGAAACCTTTTTTCATTTCGTTTCATCTGCACGTCTTTACTTGCTTTTAATTCAATTATGTTACAAATCTAATACATTTAATTTAAGCGTCATTATTCTAACGCATTCTGCGCTTGCTCAATAGCTTGTTGAATAAAATGATGCGCAGCTGTTAGTTGTTGAAGTTCCGCTTCTGCCAATTGAATTGGTAAGCGTTTTGCAATTCCTTCTCTAGAGATTAAGGATAATAAGCTGAGTGCTCCTTCTTTAAAACCATATTCTCCATGTACTTCTGCACTGACTGGTTCAATGCTTTGTTCATTGAGCAAAATAGCATGTGCGAGTTGTACAGCCGCTCTCGAAATAGCTGAATTCGTCCAGCCTTTTTTCTGGAAGACTTCGAATGATACTTCGTCAATACGTTTGGAGATTACATTCTTATCTATTGGTGTGCTGCCTGTTAAGCTTTCAAACTCTTCTAATTCAATGCCATGGATTCTCACTCTGCTCCAAATCGGTACACCATGCGAACCATGTTCACCTAATACAAATGCTTCTACATTTTTCGGGTCTACCTTATAATGGTCTGCAATTAACGCTCTGAATCTTGAAGATTCTAAGATTCTCCCTGTACCGATAACCTTTTCAGCAGGATAACTTGAAGCCTGTCCTAAGTAAGTCATCGCATCTACAGGATTTGAAATCACTATAACGACAGCTTCTTGTGTTACTTGGTTCAGCTGTTCAAATACTGAATGAATAATTGAACTATTCGCTCGTGTCAATAAGGTACGATCTGCCATATCTGGAGTAGAAGGCGCGCTTGCAGAAACAATCACTATCTCTGCATCCGCTAAATCTTGGTAACTGCCCTCATATATCTTGATATGATGCGTATGATTTAAACCTTGTAAATGATGATGATCTAAGGCTTCCCCGTGTGCTAAATCTTCATTTGTATCTATCAATACAATTTCTGAAAAAGCACCTAGATACTGTGCATCCGTTAATACTTGGCTGCCTACGCGTCCTGTTCCGATAATGCCTAACTTTGTCATATGATTACCACCTGTTGTCAGTTATTTTGCTTCATACGGTACAACGTCTTTACCGTATTTTTTCTCAATAAAGTTTTTCATATCTTTTGATTGTAAGACTTTAATTAACTCTTGGAATTTCTTATCGTTCTTATGCCCTTCTTTTACTGCAAGGATATTAGCGAATGGAGATGATTTATCTTCCATGACAATCGCATCTTTAGAAGGTTTCAAACCGTTATCCATCGCATAGTTGGAGTTCATAATTACAGCTGCCCCTTCTCCGCTTTTATATGTTTTTGGTAAAAATTCTGCGCCTTGTTGATTGTTGAATTTCAGGTGTTTTTTATTTTCAACAATGTCATCAAATTTAGCATCTTCTATTTTGACACCTTTTTTAAGTTTCACTAGACCTTCATTAACAAAGAATGATAAGAAACGGCCTTCTTCAGCCGGATTATTGGAAACATAAATTGTAGAGCCGTCCGGAATATCTTTAATATTTTTATACTTCTTACTATAGACACCCATCGGCGTTGTAAATACTTTTCCGACTTCTTCAATCTTATAACCGTGCGACTTTTTCTCCGCGTTTAAATAAGGGACATGTTGGAATAAGTTCGCATCTATATCTCCTTTATCCAACAATTTATTCGGTACTTTATAATCATTCACTACTTTAATTTCTAGGTCATAACCTTTTTTCTTCATTTCTTCTTTAGCATGTTCTAATACTTCTCCATGCGGTGCTGGGGATGCTGCTACGGTTATTTTCTTATTTTCAGCGCTTTTGCTTTGGCCGCACGCCGCAAGTGTAAAGATGACTGCTAACAATGCAAACAAACTTATGAATTTTTTCATGTCTATTGACA
Coding sequences:
- a CDS encoding TIR domain-containing protein codes for the protein MNKRAFISFDIDNDEGARRMLAGQAKFPDSPFTFKDNSVKKHLPGDWEAKVRRRMDNVDVVIVLCGTKTHTATGVASELSIAREKNKPYFLLAAYSNKNCTKPTSAFASDKVYNWTWDNLKLLIKGNR
- a CDS encoding RipA family octameric membrane protein; translation: MKIFVIHRFKESGKAKEILKQLSKEHNLKLEPTLLNSTGVEKWKQKAENAIYEAEAVIVFNPESCNESKNSLWEIEKAKEANKEIIEFYIDSENTSAISQLISKYNFKEEFDECFSKNNDDCFQLYEMMVQSSEQLIQRRQKTNAFFITVIGSLLAIAGLLVQSGVLMDETVGILYGLSVVTLLLCKSWSNLIDNYGKLNKAKFDVILRLEKDLGAQIYSAEWVALGKGLRPQKYKSFTATEKNVPLFFGLLIIGLTVSLFIYNYGGK
- a CDS encoding PIN domain-containing protein, coding for MYKILIDTCVWLDLAKDYQQQATLDALEESIQQGKVELILPRTIIDEFERNKDRIVEQSGRSLSSTLKRVKKVIDKFGDPEQKMDVITQLNDVDHRLPMLGEAAADMVNQIERLFSSTPIIEISDAVKIRSAQRAIDKRAPFHRQRNGIGDAILIEVYADAVREKEVVENRYVFISHNTHDFSHQEKNNKLPHPDIEEYFSSAKSFYFITLGEALKYIQPEEFDDLMIEYNWLEEPRRLTEIIEAIEELGTKVWYNRHQVLREKVEEGMIQIVEEENFPIKSHSTRPIQRDIWEGALRAAEKVEEKYDSEELIPWDEFEWGMINGKLSALRWVLGDEWDMLDT
- a CDS encoding response regulator transcription factor, whose product is MNHILLVDDEKDIVDICQTYFEYEGYTVTTASNGEEALQHLNDSIDLIVLDIMMPELNGYDVVKEMKQRQLDIPFIYLSAKTQEQDTIYALTLGADDYMTKPFSPRELVLRANNLLNRVQRCMNLQSCLKFGALELNDTQKRALIYDEPVNLRIKEFELLWYLGKHENEVISKSELIQEVWQYDYYEDVNTVNVHIHRLREKFEQFNYHDYTIKTVWGLGYTFERKQS
- a CDS encoding DoxX family protein, which translates into the protein MNNYQNIIHYIQYIIIFIIRVGSGGYIFVQGWEKLTGGFTINGLVPVVIQNEDSPIWFKLFFEHIVAHTTGIFNIIVPLGEVAIGLGLLFGIMSQIASFFGAFVMLNYILSDMIFTYPVQLAFFIILLMNPAILNKISLKSMILYIKEKGEYKHEPHPARRR
- a CDS encoding DM13 domain-containing protein; the protein is MKPAYWIAAASFTTALILGGCGNQEKEEKHEHHKTEQHNHQHSDRAHKTLTGEFKSGEEHVEGNVKIEHGKIMLTDFKSAKGPDLYVYLTKDGNIKEGKQLEMVDYNKPDQTFDIQGADLDKYNEVTIYCKKAHVIFGAAKVK
- a CDS encoding hemolysin family protein, coding for MDSTTIINLVIFIFLIALTTVFVGSEFALVKVRATKIEEMISEGNGSAKVVKKMITNLDYYLSACQLGITVTSLGLGWLGEPVFSKLLHPVFELLPLPGALNTTISIVISFLVVTYLHVVLGELAPKTFAIQHTEKIALLYARPLYYFGLIMKPLIWLMNGSARMIIRIFGIDPDENNDAMSEEEIKMIINNSYNSGEINQTELAYMQNIFSFDERQAKDVMVPRTQMVTLNEPFTVDELLETIKEYQFTRYPITEDGDKDHIKGFINVKEFLTEYASGKPLKIANYIHELPLISETTRISDALIRMQRERVHISLIIDEYGGTAGILTMEDILEEIVGEIRDEFDENEVNDVVKLGENTYQINGRVLLEDLTEDFGIEFEDSEDIDTIGGWLQAHNTNLQQNDYVDTFYDRWIISEVENHQIITVILKYEYNEERKVEIEEDDDEDKHHREKRHKDKKEKKERKDKAD